The genomic region GCGATCTCGTTCTCGTGATGGGGGAAGATGTTGTCGACGCCGCCGCAGTGGATGTCGAAGCTCTCGCCGAGCAACGACATGCTCATCGCCGAGCATTCGATGTGCCAGCCGGGGCGGCCCCGTCCCAGCCGGGTCTCCCAGCCGATCTCGTCGGGGCCGACGTTCTTCCAGAGGGCGAAGTCGCGCACGTCCTCCTTGCCGTACTCGTCGGCGTCGACGCGGCCGCTGGCGCCGGCCACCAGCCCCTCGGCGCGCAGCCCGCTCAGCCGCCCGTAGCTCGGGAAGGCGGCGATCGAGAAGTAGATGCCGCCGTCGCTTCGGTAGGTGGCGCCGCGCTCGTCGAGGCGCTCGATCAGCTCCACCATCTGCTCCACGTACTCGGTGGCCCGCGGGTAGTGGTGAGCGCGGCGGATGCCGAGGCCGTCGAGGTCATCGTAGAAGGCCCGGATCCAGGGCTCGGTCTCCTCGTCGAGGGAGCTGCCGTGGGCGACGGCGTTGCGGATGATCTTGTCCTCGACGTCGGTGAGGTTCATCACGTGGGTGACCCGGGGGAAGCGCTGCTCGAGCACCCGGCGGAGCACGTCCTCGAAGAGGTAGGCGCGGAAGTTGCCGATGTGGGCCCGGGCGTAGACGGTCGGTCCGCAGGTGTAGAGGCGGACGTGGCCCTCCTCGAGGGGCTCGACCGGCTTCAGGTCACGGGTCATGGTGTCGTGGAGGCGGAGCACGGCGGGTCAGCTTATCCGCGTGAGCAGCACCACCGCGCTCGCGGCGATGCCCTCGCCGCGCCCGGTGAAGCCCATGCCGTCGGTGCTGGTCGCCGAGACCGCCACCGCGGAGGGCTCGACCCCGAGGGCGGCGGCGATCGCCCCGGTCATCGCGGCGGTGTGCGGGGAGAGCCGCGGCGCCTGCGCGACGGCGACGACCTGGGCCGAGCTCACCGCGAACCCGGCGTCGCGCGCCAGCGCCGCGACCTGGCGGAGCAGCTCGACCCCGGAGGCGCCCCGCCAGCGCTCGTCCGAGGAGGGGAAGTGGCGGCCGAGGTCACCGAGGCCGGCGGCGCCGAGGACGGCGTCGCAGAGGGCGTGGCTGACCGCGTCGCCGTCCGAGTGACCCTCGAGCCCGGCGTCGTGGGGCACCTCGACGCCGCCGAGCATCAGCGGCCGCCCGGGC from Candidatus Dormiibacterota bacterium harbors:
- the cysS gene encoding cysteine--tRNA ligase; protein product: MLRLHDTMTRDLKPVEPLEEGHVRLYTCGPTVYARAHIGNFRAYLFEDVLRRVLEQRFPRVTHVMNLTDVEDKIIRNAVAHGSSLDEETEPWIRAFYDDLDGLGIRRAHHYPRATEYVEQMVELIERLDERGATYRSDGGIYFSIAAFPSYGRLSGLRAEGLVAGASGRVDADEYGKEDVRDFALWKNVGPDEIGWETRLGRGRPGWHIECSAMSMSLLGESFDIHCGGVDNIFPHHENEIAQSEAATGVPFVRLWCHNEHLRVEGEKMSKSLGNFHTVRDLIEQGARPSAVRYLLGATAHYRRQLNYTAESLHGSSEAVERFATFRDRLLALPPRRGEGGPAVLLAERAVREFDAALDDDLNLPEGMGAVFTALRDANAMLDAGAVDAAGRTALLGLVGRVDDILGVLPLVDREREAALTPEVRGLLEDRAQARAERDWTRSDGLRDQLAALGVGVEDTPQGQRWRRL
- the ispF gene encoding 2-C-methyl-D-erythritol 2,4-cyclodiphosphate synthase; the encoded protein is MRIGHGIDAHRLVPGRPLMLGGVEVPHDAGLEGHSDGDAVSHALCDAVLGAAGLGDLGRHFPSSDERWRGASGVELLRQVAALARDAGFAVSSAQVVAVAQAPRLSPHTAAMTGAIAAALGVEPSAVAVSATSTDGMGFTGRGEGIAASAVVLLTRIS